In Cryptomeria japonica chromosome 1, Sugi_1.0, whole genome shotgun sequence, the sequence gatacattgtttcagctagaggtattgaagtagatccagctaaggtcaaagcaatcatggaaattgcatctcccaagaatataagtcaacttagatcactataaggaagactccagtcaattagaagatttgttgctcaactagcacataaatgtcaaccatttactcatctattacataaaaaatgttcatttcaagtgggaccatcaatgtgaggatgtattcaacaagatcaaggcatatctcatgcaaccacccattctaatgtcaccaattccagaaaAGCTGTTAttgctctatgtatcaaccactgaagtatcattaggagttttgctcgcacaataggataatgaaggaaaagagtgagccatctactacatcagcagaacactagtgggatacgagctcaactattccccaacagaaaaagcatgtttggtggtaatttttgcttctcaaaaattaagacactatctattatctcactccatcaagttgatagctaaaatcaatccattgaagtatttgctcagcaaggcaacattgataggatgactagcaaaatggatcatgatcctaagtgagtttgatattgagtatgtagatagaaaagctatcaagggacaagtcattgcaaaccaactaGTTGAGGAaccgcttcaagatgatcatcctttgcaaattgaatttcccgatgctgatatcctaacagtcaccacaaaaacatgcaattatactttgatggttcatatacacagcatggatcgggagcaggtattctattcatcacaccacaaggtcatacaattctaaaagcatacaaattaagcttcccatgcaccaacaacactgtagagtatgaagctttggttgcaggtatcaaaatggttgtggaatggaacaTTACATAACTTCAGggctttggagactctcagctcatcatcaatcaaatcaatgatgactatcaaacaaaagataacaaactcatgccttacaaaaagatggtggatgatttcaagaaatattttgtcgaaatcacttttgaacaaattccaagaaatgatgacaaagcagcagatgccatggcaacacttgcttctctattacaaacacaggaaaatcaagagcattatgaattcctggttgaagagttgttttacccttctcataattgtcctaattcccaaaccatctgtcaacttattggacatgattcctcgcattatggccaaaattacacatacctgaaagataacatcttacctcctgacttatcgaaaaatcaaaagagaaactttattcaccaatcctcccattatacttttgtcatggataccctatttaaacgaggtctagacggtactcttttaagatgtctcgaacaagaagaatctaagaaggccttaaatgaagtccataatggcatttgtggcactcattcaagtggtcttatcctTTCGAAAACACTCATacgtttgggctattattggctgactatggaacgagattctttttagatagctagaacgtgcaaacaatgtcagatccatgggaatttgattcatggaCCGGCACAAAaaattcatgctttagcaacatcgtggcctttctgtcaatggggtcttgatctaataGGAAAagtaaatccttcttcatctaatggtcacaaattcatctttgtagctacagaatatttcacaaaatggattgaagcagtacctctcacaaatatcacaggaaaacaaattgctgcatttatcttgaactacatcatctatcgctatggaataccaatgaccattatcactgataatgggtgaccattcaaaaatcaagatgtacaagagctatgtgagaagttcaagatccaacatagattctccacaccctattatccacaggggaatgggcaagtagaagcatctaacaaaactattttgaaaaatcctcaaaaagacagtgaacgatgctgggaaagattggcatattcaactaaacccttctcTTTGGGCCTACaacactagtatccgcacaccaataggtgccacacatttctctcttgtatatggattagaagtcATATTGCCAATCCAAGTAGAGATACCCTAtttacgtgtatcactaaaaggtcttattccagatgaagaaccacgagtatctagactgcaggagttaaaattgatccatgaatgaagacaatgtctttgaccatttaaaggtatatcagcaaagaatgtgcctaagttataatcataaggtcaaaccacaaatctttcaagttggagaactagtactaaaggaaaatccatgaaatcagtcagatcgagaaaagaaaggaaaatttgaaccaaactggttgatCCGTTTGTGGTTACAGTAGTATTTGGGTCAgaagcatattagctatcaacacaagacgaaGATcggctcgaggaacccatcaatatcatgcatctgaagaatttttatgtctgaaaaatccaaaaatagtgcaaaggttgaaaaatctaaaaatagtgaaaaagctgaaaaataaaaataaaagtgaaaaagctgaaaaatccaaaaaaaaaagtgaaaaaactgaaaaatccaaaaacagtgaaaaaactgaaaaatccaaaaatagtgaaaaatcagaaaatccaaaaacaatgaaaaagaagaaaatacaaaaatagtgaaaaacaataaaaaattaaaaaaatcaaatatgagaaaaagtgcaataaaaacaaatggtgaaaacctggcaaataggcactatctgtcgactagctctgccatctattggttcgTGCATTCttctgcttgcattcttttccatcagcattgttcatatccatcataaagcccttgtccatacgcaggcatcccaggtgatttctcgtcatggtttggatcgttgactatatcataataaaggtttatttctaggctgggggcaaaaagttttgatcattttgagcttaatcaaacaggtagaacaatagtcagacaacacttgtcaagtgaaaaactgagatacatccaacattgaacataaaaccacattgtcaaccattaactatcacatatcaatctaaacacgacaaaacacatatcaatggatgatatatcttgactcatgattttaacactttggcaataatggttcaaatattttattttgattttcgctatcatgatttctgattaactccaggatgtctttgactagaggaatgaggaaggaacatgatatttttcttgtctgctatctataaattaatcattaatatgtgcaaagttgtctaaggacatgatcatcggagtatcattgaagacattttggacttgcatatagaaatagttaatactacctattttatgcaagcaacactctggtcatcttggttcaattataccttgatgcttgtgctaacttgcaatatcaaaacccaggaaagtagtgctcgggtcatcatggttcaattataccattgatgtttccactcacttcccacattttaaaggctcaatgatgaaacaaagcaatgactccctGACCTGTCCGATCActacattgcatttcatttttgcatttgcattttaagataaatttgcatttcattctacatgggATCACAATACTCATATTTTTCTAGGCCAaagactaacatggtgttatctttcttattacatgattgagtacattggacaataacaaaaaataatcaattcattcatcttgcatgataagttagttcatctcatgtaaccattgcataccaaggcatcattcatataaagaatcaaatcattcattcatttagttagatcatttcatggcattcatctaatctcaaatcatataaagtagcatcattgaattgcattacatccatctcatattaacatgcatgagaaaatcataaaaataccataaacatagaaagcattgcattgcacatgcGTCACATAGCAATTATAAATATCCCCATACATAtatgcatttgcatacatcatgtaaatacaacatcatcatatatccatcatctagaattcataagcatatagaaattaaagaaTACATCaatcatacatcatgaaagtaactgcatagcataatcatatatcaaatagaatgcatccatcatctcataggtcatgtagagcaaataggatcgactgcatagcatatcatcaaaacaagatcaatgtccaaagtacaatgatatcacaaaatatatgagatacatcacaaatatacatcgtaggaatcatcaatatctcatcccAAAAAGGTATGTACataaatggatcaatgtcccatatcagtgtgaccactaggaggTGGAGTGGAACTTTGTCCTGATGCAGCAGGTAGAGTAACACCAGCTCGTACCCCTGTACCTGAGTCCCCACATGGGGGAactctctgaagtggccctgtcactcctcgactctcagtctGGCTCTGTCCTGATCTCCTGCTCAGCtgtgaaaatcctggagccctccGATCAAGAGGAACATCAGTAAAGTATAAggtcctataatactcagcctctcaGATCCTctggtgcatcatcttcagggcagTCCTCCCTGAAATAGACTCTCCTAACAATTGTACCTATGCCTCAGCCTACCGACACCTATCCCTAGTTGCGTCTCTCtcgactaggagagaagccatctgagagtccctctctactATTCAACTCTCTAGTTGTTGAACCTGAGCCTGTTAGTCTGTAATCTGAGCTTGTTGCTGATGagacgacatcctaatgaggatccttcgaggtgcctctgcctatggctacTCAACCCGtgatactgtcataggtacctACTCAACCAGGGGAACCTCCTGCTCTGGAACCTAATGCCCCTGATCTCCTGTGTCTGACCACTCGGGCCATCCAATTTGTATATACATCTCTAGCAGATCTAGAATTGCTAGCTCCGGGTGTGCCTGTCGTTGTCGTTGCCACTGCCACTActcgaccatctcccccatcatcatcttcCCCATCTCCCCCATCATTATATCCCCCatcccccccatcatcatctcctccatcatcatctccagcaCCATGgtctcctgcatctcctccatatccatctccatctccaatATCATCTCTGCCTCCACCTCCTCCCCCCCCACCATCCCTTCATCATCTAGGAGCTCTGCAtcatagcctctcatcatcctcatgtAAGACTGGCTCTGGCTCATCCGGATGTGTCAGCCTCAAAAACCTGTGTACAATACAATGCACGAcgtactcatgtgtcatcccgctatccatcacacctggaagataatcccaatcaaGTGGCCCCAATGATCTATACTCAGCACAAGCTTGATCATATGAAATAAAAGGCCCCCAATTAGCCACATCCAATCTCTGGCGAGCATAATGAGCTATACCATGTGGTATCCCATGTATCctaccatactgtctcaacaccctcgtaCAAAGGAATCACTCGATGACATAGGGTGTCAATCCAATCAGATATCATGTCATGAATACATACGGTATCTCCAATGCATTCTCACGCCAAATCTCGCAATCcctatatggcctccatatcacagtatctagATCATCCAAGATCCATCACTAGTACTCCAAATTGCCCAGCTTTCGCTGGACAATGATACCAGGATACCCATGAGCATAAGGCCTACCTATAGGTCTCTCTTTGTCAGCTAATGATCATGTGATAGGcaaatgctcccaggcccatatctaaaGCATAGTCACCCCTGTTGATAATGCAGTTGATCCTTGATACACAACTCGGTGCAGGTCATGATACAAATGCGCTaacatgcatgacccccatgcaaatcgggtcccctatgtcatcatctgctcaagaagatgaccccatccaacagataatccatttgacctgtgatcaggacaaaggaagcctccaataaatccAGCAAGCACAGTCggtaatgtggcatatcctagctctagcatctcctacCATGCAATATCAtatccacctatctcatcatcGTCAAACACTCGACAAAGTGCATCTATCTCGCCCCACTCgctgagatcataatatactagaTTGCCCATCACAGGGATGCACAAAATTCGgtagacatcctcgggtgtcaccgtAATCTCTCTCGTcggcaaatgaaacatgttatgctcacTATACCAGCACTCTGCTAAAGCTGTCAGTAATCCCCAGTttatcatcaaatcaaatcatcaaACCTCATcgccaaaatcaaaaaatttcaaaaaataatatcaaatCATCAAAACCTCATCGCCAAAAACCCATTTCAAGAattgaaaaacccatctcaaaaatataattttttttccaacccATCTGGCGAAAATGCTAAAAATGATTTTTTATACAAACAGCTAAACTTTTCAAAAATTAACAAAGCTGGGTTTTCTTGAAGTATGTACTGGTGGACAATATGCTGGAGGACGCTCATATCGCTgaactcgctcgaacctatgctggtggtacggGATTGCCATTTCCTTCCTCTAGAGAAAATTTTCTCAAACAActgcagtgcacaaatgaggagtggtaaaaggaattcacctttttaaactcataacagggcatttaagtgggatttttattccactgatttttaatcatctaatcaactaatcaacctggtagggcaacattttcaaatttcttatcgggaaatgaatcagattgactctaaaaaactttaaaaatcagaaaatcatttaaaataaaaaaatcgaaaaaaattcaaaattttcaaaaataaaaaaaattgcaaaaaattcaaaaacattagaaatttatccgattcatctcccaagggggcatcctcacatcaatGTTTATCAATCagtgtctggggcatcatatcgagatttattatctccaagatcgaaacgacatcatatcaagatttatcatctccaaatcaaatcagtatcatatcgaaaccaaatctgcatcaaatcaagatcgaatctgcatcctatcggaatcaatatcaacatcatcaatcaaattttctttgaaccaatgtgtcgtcacacatcgcttcaaagaggggcaaaatgtatacacctaaaaatggtttgaagatagttaattaaatacatagttatttgattaattccccttctcaattaattgaattcacaagcaatttaattaatttctctattcatctactagtaaataaatctaaatgatttatttatatagttcatcttatatccccctttgattaattaattctaaattaattaatgtctccccatattaatcaattcttctactccctaattaagattaacaaactcaagtttgttgagattaattgtgatttttcaattatttgaatttctaaattcaaatgagcacatggctcctaacttttaaccaactaacctaaccatcccctaacttaacccattcaatctaatcttgggtctaactaaccctatcttatcttgcacatgctaacctccttatcctaacctcccatggtgtggatattctctccttgagacacatggcacttttgccatgtctcctcccttggacacttgccctctcatgagcaaggctccttgacacttgttgccacagagatgacaagtgtcccttcctccaacctcttctccaacttcctcaatcttagcccttgatatcttcagatcaaatttggaccgtcgattcttgccacctcagctttggccttggaattcttataaatatctcccattttggagcaataaggatcccatctcatatcaatttaggcatcattgcTATAGGCAATTtgtatttcaattatctagtaattagattttggattaatcatagcatgttaatctagtttcttaaatcatgtgTTTCATATCATCCCCATAGTAAATCATGATCAAAtaagctactcaactcttgagttgtcattttggaggtcattgcttcgctgagagcccatcaatccaacaccttcaaggtcctcaagaatagaggaaaatgagacatttcaaggaaggtttatggtttgcatttctaatctagttttcaattaatcttttcaattacattttattgtctcattatatgtgtatgcctcttatataccacatttttagcatcacactttgaatcccctatatgttgcaaatgcgagtagagtcctaacaccttccaatctagcaattggtgcaattgtctcgccatagtcttctccttcttcatgtgcataacctttgcaaaccaatttggctttgtttttgactactactccatcttcattcagcttattttttaaTAACCTTTTAGTGCTtattacatttttattcactggtttgggtactagggtccatgtattgttcttctcaatctggtcaagctcctcttccatagctttgatctagtGATTATCTTCAAAGGCTTCCTTCATTTTTCTAGGCTCAATAGagaagatcatacaagaattctctctaattattattctggttaacacaccagcatctttatctcctataatttggtcaggattatgattgagtctcacataccttggaataacattatcattatcttcaggttcttcttcctcactatcttcatcttgtGCAGAATctacctgtatgcgggaaaagtgggttgatagaacttaaaatgtgaaaaatgaagcctaaggagccttgctcacacacccacatgacttcttgctgcaagctatggagtcatgaagtatggctcatcttcccaaggttggttccatggttctctatctcacaaggtccctcaagccaattcctttgctctcagatcactgagcaaagtcatttagggatgacaaatgcaagaacaagggatgctttggttgattttaagatgaaatgcatcctaaactgtgcatgatcctataaatgaaataaactagattataagatgacaagattagtagcaagactatcctagcatgatatattggtctatgattaagctaaatgataaagaaaatactctaaacatacatatttagattaattcctattgaaaagagaggctaaatgatgagcacaaatgatatattaaagcttggatggattttaatataagtatgatgctaaagacttggacgattaaaatggaggatggagagctctatttatagcaaaaatagggcaatgaatggctaggattgaaagaggtaatcaagggttgagtttgaaagttgggaatccatgttcacaattttcatcaatgaaatggtgacaaatgtcaacataaggttgggttgagaagagatgtaagaagcattaaatgcttgagaagacctcatggttatcttagggggtaagggttatggttaagttaggattacccattggataaaggttttacccaaaggataaactcttgtgcaaaggattaaggataaccatggtcaaagcaataaatgcttgatgagacccttgggttacatggaggttgagtttagggaaattctttaatcatgctagagggttgagttaaccattaatggtttgggagactttcaaagttaagtggttgaagcctttaagggttttcaaaaactttgagggtttgagaagtgacttccccttgcttagggatgtgacaaagtttaggaaatgggttaggttaatttagaagtgattagaagagtctagaaggggttaggaatagggtttaggaagcaagtgggagatgtaggattttgcaagtggatggagggataataggatttaattgaataaaatgaatttaattcaatttggttgcaattggggaaattaaataaattatatttattcaatttaggtaaactatttaattaaatttgaatttaattaaaaagtggatagggaatttaattgaataattatcctattaaatggtaaaagaggtctagtgaatttaattaaataaatggagtaatttacttaattaaatagaggaatgtgactaattcaattaaattggatttaattaaatagagaaatgaacataagatattcatttaggaatatggtcatttttatacgtctacattttgcccctctttgaagtgacgtgtgtgcacatgttaattcaaagaaaatgatgtgtcatcgtgatttatgatcaaataaaatttttatgtcattttgagatatgtcatgccccggttttgatatttgatgttgataatgcccccttgggagatgaattaaaattttggaaaatttgatttgatttgataagtgtgtttgcattgtaaaatgtTGGCTATGTGGAATTCtaataattgattcatctcctgatatggatgtgtgcgagggtacgaggaagaccacgagctcattacatgctcaatcccctaaccctattttatttcaccctataaaaggggaaaagtgcattgttttgtctcatttatgcttgttgactttggagagaagacaaaatgcctatcccATATTCTACACATCAATTTGAGCGCGTTTGGAGGTATGGAAGGCCtgtcgcgtatggaccaccagtaagtcaacctttttgacccctttttgatttttgattttgtcatttttggtcatgttttgaattttggtatgcctttttttcagtttagcgcataggggtcgtTGTTTAGCGCATATGAAAAATTTTGTAGCGCATAAGGGTTTCACTTTTGGGTAGCATCCAAAAACTTAG encodes:
- the LOC131856290 gene encoding glycine-rich cell wall structural protein 2-like — protein: MGNLVYYDLSEWGEIDALCRVFDDDEIGGYDIAWDGGGGGGGGRDDIGDGDGYGGDAGDHGAGDDDGGDDDGGDGGYNDGGDGEDDDGGDGRVVAVATTTTGTPGASNSRSARDVYTNWMARVVRHRRSGALGSRAGGSPGFSQLSRRSGQSQTESRGVTGPLQRVPPCGDSGTGVRAGVTLPAASGQSSTPPPSGHTDMGH